From a region of the Bdellovibrionales bacterium genome:
- the lgt gene encoding prolipoprotein diacylglyceryl transferase: protein MVNWNVSPTIVNLGPLQLRWYGLMFLVGFLIGYQSMRKICTWENKPLEKLDSLLTHIFLGTLIGARLGHCLFYEPGYYLSHPLDIIKIWEGGLASHGGGIGVLIGIWLFSRKNREFPVMWIFDRVAIFTVLTGAFIRIGNLMNSEIIGRPTDVPWAFVFERVDKLPRHPTQIYESLCYFAIALFGWLTYRKYKAKLPSGRVFGLTLALIFLARFTIEFFKENQEAFESSMTINMGQLLSVPFILAGIYFYVRSFREVPAENTKSVKKRSK, encoded by the coding sequence ATGGTAAATTGGAACGTTAGTCCGACAATCGTGAATCTTGGCCCTCTTCAATTGCGCTGGTACGGTCTCATGTTTTTGGTGGGTTTTCTTATTGGCTACCAAAGCATGCGCAAAATCTGCACCTGGGAAAATAAACCCCTCGAAAAGTTAGACTCCCTTTTAACTCATATTTTCTTGGGCACCCTTATCGGCGCTCGCCTTGGGCACTGCCTATTTTATGAGCCGGGATACTACTTGAGCCATCCTTTGGACATTATCAAAATCTGGGAGGGCGGCCTTGCAAGCCATGGCGGTGGCATCGGGGTGTTGATTGGAATCTGGCTCTTTTCTCGCAAGAATAGAGAATTCCCGGTTATGTGGATCTTTGACCGTGTCGCAATCTTTACGGTTTTAACGGGAGCGTTCATCCGTATCGGAAACTTGATGAACTCAGAAATCATCGGACGCCCGACAGATGTTCCGTGGGCCTTCGTTTTTGAAAGAGTCGACAAACTCCCTCGTCACCCAACCCAGATTTACGAAAGCCTGTGCTACTTTGCGATCGCGCTTTTTGGCTGGCTGACGTATCGTAAGTACAAGGCGAAACTCCCTTCAGGGCGCGTGTTTGGCCTCACCCTTGCTTTGATCTTCTTAGCCCGCTTTACCATCGAATTTTTCAAAGAAAACCAAGAGGCCTTCGAATCTTCGATGACGATCAACATGGGTCAGTTACTGAGTGTTCCTTTCATTCTCGCGGGAATTTATTTTTATGTTCGTTCATTCCGCGAAGTTCCTGCAGAAAATACGAAGTCTGTAAAGAAACGATCAAAGTAA
- a CDS encoding chemotaxis protein CheX, whose translation MNTALKYRRYVLIVDDGTIHKTLGEAELAEQLRKKDIALTLVSAKDGAQASLKAVNQKFDAIILDTSVPRMVESGFANNFRSVKNTKDGHLYVVSAQAIEQLPESLKTGRVFAKPFDPQEMILALTQDLSGGTEEETPESSRYSVDVRVINAIISSTLKVLGQFQVSQITMGKPEMKSCQEPMSGVISSILDIVSQNFKGQLSISFDKPSYLELVTNMLMEEQTDINAENQDAVGEINNIIYGNAKPDLAQFGVAMTIPKVVHGAGQLMKCPEGSASMRVPFTTAKGKFYIEVVAYPQ comes from the coding sequence ATGAATACAGCTTTAAAGTATCGCCGTTATGTTCTTATTGTTGATGACGGAACTATACATAAAACATTGGGCGAAGCGGAGCTGGCTGAACAGCTCCGAAAGAAAGATATTGCATTGACTTTGGTCTCAGCCAAAGACGGTGCACAGGCATCTTTAAAAGCTGTTAATCAGAAATTCGATGCGATCATCCTCGATACCAGTGTTCCTCGCATGGTCGAAAGCGGTTTTGCCAATAATTTTCGCTCTGTGAAAAACACCAAAGACGGACATCTTTACGTTGTGAGTGCTCAGGCCATTGAGCAATTGCCGGAATCTTTAAAGACCGGAAGGGTTTTTGCCAAACCCTTTGATCCGCAAGAAATGATCTTAGCTCTCACTCAAGACCTCTCTGGAGGCACCGAAGAAGAAACTCCCGAAAGTTCCCGCTACTCTGTCGACGTGCGCGTGATTAATGCGATTATCTCATCGACGCTCAAGGTGCTTGGTCAGTTTCAAGTAAGTCAAATCACCATGGGAAAACCTGAGATGAAAAGCTGCCAGGAGCCTATGTCCGGGGTGATTTCATCGATCCTCGATATCGTCAGCCAGAACTTCAAAGGACAGCTGAGTATTTCTTTTGATAAGCCCAGCTATCTTGAACTTGTCACTAACATGTTGATGGAAGAGCAGACAGATATTAATGCCGAAAACCAAGATGCTGTCGGCGAGATTAATAATATCATCTACGGAAATGCGAAGCCCGACTTGGCGCAGTTTGGTGTGGCGATGACCATTCCTAAGGTTGTTCATGGTGCAGGTCAGTTGATGAAATGTCCTGAGGGGTCTGCGTCGATGCGTGTGCCGTTTACGACGGCAAAGGGTAAGTTCTATATCGAAGTCGTCGCTTACCCGCAGTAA
- a CDS encoding NmrA family NAD(P)-binding protein has product MLALLGASGNVGSKIADALLKRGERVRVVGRNAQNLESFKRLGADLYLGEIGDTGFLTKCFKDCNAAFVMIPPDYRTDSLGNHYRKLSESIYKALRDSGLHYVVNLSSFGAEHSMGTGVIQYLHDHEQRLNQLESCNIMHLRPAFFMENLLSFVQTIRQNKMIMASLQADLPIPMVATLDIARVATEHLLGRNFVGKNVRSILGPRDVSMAEVCVLLSRILEQRISYQQLSDRDCEKILMQTGLSAPVAREFVEMYRAFNSGLINTQGARDSSNTTSTRIEDFLRAFRGIFFEEGEDKHPSPYQEENPPQH; this is encoded by the coding sequence ATGTTGGCTCTGCTGGGTGCCTCAGGGAATGTGGGAAGTAAGATTGCGGACGCTTTGCTGAAGCGAGGTGAACGGGTGCGGGTGGTGGGACGAAATGCCCAGAACCTTGAAAGCTTTAAGCGTCTCGGAGCAGACCTTTACCTCGGAGAAATCGGTGACACGGGCTTTCTCACCAAATGCTTCAAAGATTGCAATGCCGCCTTTGTGATGATTCCACCAGATTACCGCACGGATTCTCTGGGAAATCACTATCGCAAACTCAGTGAGTCCATCTACAAAGCTCTCCGTGATTCCGGGCTGCACTACGTGGTGAACCTTTCAAGCTTCGGCGCAGAACACTCCATGGGGACCGGAGTGATTCAGTATCTGCATGATCATGAGCAACGCCTGAATCAGCTCGAGTCTTGCAATATCATGCATCTGCGCCCGGCGTTTTTTATGGAGAATTTGCTGAGCTTCGTACAGACAATTCGTCAGAATAAAATGATTATGGCTTCCTTGCAGGCGGATCTGCCAATCCCAATGGTGGCGACCTTGGATATTGCCCGGGTTGCGACGGAGCATCTTTTAGGCCGAAATTTTGTCGGTAAAAACGTGCGTAGCATCTTGGGCCCTCGCGATGTGAGCATGGCAGAAGTGTGTGTGTTGCTCTCGCGCATTCTTGAGCAAAGAATCAGTTACCAGCAACTCAGCGATCGCGATTGCGAAAAGATTTTGATGCAGACCGGACTTTCTGCGCCAGTGGCCCGCGAGTTTGTCGAGATGTACCGGGCGTTCAATTCGGGGCTTATTAATACCCAAGGTGCACGAGATTCAAGCAACACAACCTCGACTCGGATCGAGGATTTCCTGCGGGCCTTCCGTGGAATCTTCTTTGAAGAGGGAGAAGATAAACATCCTTCTCCTTATCAAGAAGAAAATCCTCCGCAACACTAG
- a CDS encoding glycosyltransferase family 4 protein — translation MQNNIATNTSATSASKILQSCLSRSWGGLEMVAYENALSLRDNNTECFTLCFSGSPLEKHLQMQGLPTLSLSQRSIFDFLKVRHFIQEHGIKTILVQHLKDLRLLSMATMNHNDVKMVAISHTFVNVDKKDFIHRWTYKKLSKLICLTSLHKQNLLEHLPLDEQQLEIIPNFVDTERFNPKNRSETVRKSLGAKPGIPLIGIASRLDPQKGQDTALEAMAILKRQKVPLQLVIVGENTLNEMNYLEVLKKKTAELGLEDCVSFTGYRADMENIMASLDALVMPSHCETFGRVLIEAMASKTPIIATRAGGVPDIIDSDRLGLLVSPQNPEELAVAMKKIASNPELRNGLSESGYFKVRSTYAKEVVESRLMNLLEV, via the coding sequence ATGCAAAACAACATAGCGACTAATACATCGGCGACTTCCGCTTCTAAAATTCTTCAGTCCTGCCTTTCCCGCTCCTGGGGCGGACTTGAGATGGTTGCCTATGAGAATGCACTTTCTTTGCGCGACAATAATACCGAATGCTTCACGCTTTGTTTCTCAGGAAGTCCCCTCGAAAAACATTTGCAAATGCAAGGACTCCCTACTCTGAGCCTTTCTCAGCGCAGCATTTTTGATTTTTTAAAAGTCCGCCACTTCATTCAAGAACATGGAATTAAAACCATTCTCGTTCAACATTTGAAGGATCTTCGTCTGCTTTCAATGGCGACGATGAACCACAATGACGTGAAAATGGTCGCGATCTCTCACACTTTTGTGAACGTAGATAAAAAAGATTTTATCCACCGCTGGACCTATAAGAAACTCTCCAAGCTGATTTGCCTCACCAGTCTTCACAAGCAAAATCTTTTAGAGCATCTGCCGCTGGACGAGCAGCAACTAGAAATCATCCCCAACTTTGTGGACACAGAACGCTTTAATCCCAAGAACCGTTCAGAGACTGTTCGAAAAAGCCTTGGCGCAAAGCCCGGCATTCCTCTGATTGGTATTGCCTCTCGTCTGGATCCACAAAAGGGTCAAGACACGGCTCTGGAAGCGATGGCTATTCTGAAACGCCAGAAGGTTCCTCTGCAACTTGTGATTGTCGGCGAAAACACGCTGAACGAAATGAATTACCTTGAAGTGCTGAAAAAGAAAACAGCGGAACTCGGCCTTGAAGACTGCGTCTCTTTCACCGGTTACCGTGCTGATATGGAAAACATCATGGCATCACTCGATGCCCTTGTAATGCCTTCGCACTGTGAAACTTTCGGCCGGGTTTTGATTGAAGCGATGGCTTCTAAAACTCCGATCATCGCGACTCGCGCAGGCGGTGTTCCCGACATCATCGACTCAGACCGCCTCGGCCTGCTCGTAAGTCCACAAAATCCAGAGGAGCTGGCGGTAGCAATGAAGAAGATTGCCAGCAATCCTGAGCTTCGTAATGGCCTTTCAGAAAGCGGTTACTTTAAGGTGCGCTCAACCTACGCTAAAGAGGTTGTCGAGAGCCGCCTGATGAATCTTTTAGAAGTTTAA